One Gadus chalcogrammus isolate NIFS_2021 chromosome 7, NIFS_Gcha_1.0, whole genome shotgun sequence genomic window, AATTCCAGAGAACTTTGGCATCCTGCACACATCAGTCTCAGCCTGGCGCACAGACTGCACCTGGAGGGAGATCCCCTCGTCTCCGGAGCTATTTCTTTTAATAACGATATGTAATAATAAAAATTGACTTTTGGAATCCttgcagagagaaaaaaaaaaaaaaaccaaaacagCAGAAGGACGGTGGTTTTTTGACATGAACGAAACCCCCTTCCCgaaagtttttttttcagaaatcgGCGGTCTGGAGACGCagtaaaaatgtaaaacaaataatgACATGCTGAAGCCTGAGGCCAAACTGAGCCTGGTCGGTATGGTAGTGCTTTGGTTATCTGTAGCCCTCTAGACGCTGGTTGGAGGGgtcggagggagaggagtgagggggtTCTTTCGAGGCTGGACTAGGGCTTTCAAGCTTGGGGTTTGGATAGTGGGGCATGGAGGCGGGGttgtgtaggtggtggtggtatggaGATTGGGGTACGTAGCTAGTCTAAGGCTTTTGAGCTTGGGGGGGTTCGTAGCTTGGctcgcagggggggggggcggtcgaCGTCCGTCCAGAGGGCTTATTTGCAGATGTATCTCTCGACTATCCTTTCGCACTTCTTGCAGGTGACGTAGCAGCACCAGTGGTACTTGCAGTGGCAGCGCTCCACCAGTTTCTCGGTGTAGGGGTTGTAGCCTCGCCCACAGCACATCAGCTCACAGCTGTCGCTGCCCATCGACGTCTTGTTGCACTGCCTGGGAGccgcggagagagagggagttcgGGGTTAGGAACAATGGCCACGGAGATACCGAAAACACAACTGATGTTATCATGTTATCTCTGTTATCATTCGTGTTTTAATAGTCGTTCTAATGCAATAATGGTAAAAGCAGTAATGCATTTTGTGTACATTTTTCTTCCATTGAAAACAAGTGGTTTTTTTTAGGGCGTTTAGGATCAAGTTGGAAACAAAATTCCTTTCTTATTCCTTGCTCGGGGGCAATTTAGCATACATCACATTCCAATAAACAAAGTCTAGCTGCCCTTAACAAAAATCTACGACAATTTAACATTAGTCTCATTTAATAATGCTTGTGCTTTTGTGCTTTTCGTTCACTTTAaacattttcttcttttttttccctcccctCTTCGAGCCGGTGGACTTTGCCTTGCGGGAGTCTTTCATTTGAGATGCCCAGggccttttttattttagggAGCTGGGAATGGCCCCCGCCATAAATCACATTGAATACACAGAGGAGCCCTCCCACTGTTTAGCTTGCCCTCTCCACCTAATTGCACTGTTATATAATAGCACAGTGTTAATGAGCGCTGTGCTGAGAGAGGCACTTGGAAGTGGGCCGCTGGTTTAGGAGTacagggaggagaaggtggaggaggaggaggtgtagtaggaggaggggcgggggggggggggggggggggttgggtagTAGTCACGAGGGAATAGACATTAAGTACTAGAGTTTGTCGGACATTAGAATCTATCCTGTTTCACCGCTTGATGCTGTAAGCATAATATGCAGGCAGACCAGTGTGTTCTCTGGTGCAAAGCTGTGGGTTTACTGGGGAGGCGGGAATTTGGAATTTGATACCAAAAATGCTGTGCAGTGCAATTCTTTGTTTTACTGTGCTAGCACTTTAGACAAGGTATTAAATGGTCAAAATAGAAATGTTGGTAAGAAGTTGTTTACCTTCATCTCAATTCAACAATTTGCCAAAATAAGTGTAGCTGAAGTGTGATTTTGTTTTGGCCTCTGTCAACTAACCCCGTTTATAGTTCTCATCATGGGCCCAAGGCTATCAATGTTGATGAGTGAGTCAGATTAGGAGTCAGTCAGGGGCTAAGGCTAGACAGCACCATACTAATGTGGCCATCAATGAGCCGGTCCCAGCTGCTTCTGATGGGCCGCTGGAGGATTGTGGGTAGGCACGAGATGCATTTTGCTATCAGATGGTGGGTGggatgtatatatgtgtgtgtgtgtgtgtgtgtgtgtgtgtgtgtgtgtggcaacacacacacacacacacacacacacacacacacacacacacacacacacacacacacacacacacacacacacacacacacacacacacacatacacacacatttaatttcTGTGACATGCCTAagcaacatacacagacattggCTCCCTTGTGACCTGACATGAAAGGATAGTTATGCTGTAGAAGAGaaaaatgtgactgtgtgttatCTAACTGGGAAACAGACGTTGCATGTTCACATATGGTGAACTTGACCTGAAGCATCTCTTTTTGGTTAGCCTGAGAGGCGCCGAGGGCTGGTAAACTATGGCATGACTCAATCATCAGACGTTGACCTTTAGTCTAGCAGACAGCAAATCAAGCAAGCAATTAGATTACCTGATTAGAGGGCTAGTTACAACCCTTTAACTGAAATAAcctgacagaaaaaaaaaaagatttctgATGCCTCGGATGATGTATGATTGGATGCATGATTTACTAGAAACATCACACAAAATGTAGGGACAATCTTGTCGGTGTAGGTAAAGGTAAGCAGACGTCCATCCTATTTGAATAGACAGTGGTTGCATCAGAGCATCTTTGTCTTTGTGGACCCTCAAACAAAAAGGCTCCCTGCTCCCCACCACTCCATCCAGAGCCGCGCGCTACAGGACCAAACAAGTCCCAAATCAAACACCAGCCCTGTGAATGGAGCGACTCTTTCTCTTATctccagaaaaaaaaacattgccaaTTTCCCTCTATGTGTGGTGCTCTCCAAAGGATATGGGCTGAGTGCACTCTGGTCCTAAGAATAACTGCATTAGTCACCGGTTCTGATAGTGGCACAGGGGCCCCAGTCACAATGGCCTCGTCAGTGACACGTGCTTAGACATGCCACAGGCGAGCCAGTCTCAGGGACCTCTGGTCCTTATCAGCCGCTCCACAAACTAAACGGTGCCACCAGGCAGGCCAGCAGTTCAGTTAAGTCAACAAATCCCCCAGCACCGCAGTCAAAACGAATAAGCCACTGCCAGGCTGATCGGGCTTCTCGACTCAAAATTTCCTTGGACATTTCCAGAGAAAGAGTTCCAGAAgcgagaagaagaggagaggttAGACTGTTCCATGTGTCCCACGGTGCCCCTCACCTGTCCTGTGTGCCGACGGAGCCCATTTTGTCGTTCTTGGCGCAGAAGTCCGGGGAGCTCTGCAGGTACACCAGCTCGTTCTCCCTGACCGGCCGGATGTCGATGTCTTTGGGCACCAGCTGCTTGCGCGTGCCCATGGGTCGGTGGACCACCTTGGTGGCGGACAGGTACTTGGTCTTCAGGTCCATGGCGATGTCCCTCAGGTCCTGCAGGCCCCTCCAGCAGGTCCTGATGGAGCAGGAGCCCGACACGCCGTGGCACTTGCACTTCATCACCACCGCGTCGCGCAGGGCCTTTAGGGGGGAAAGAGGGAAAGTCAGGTTAGATACGGCGCTTAATAACGCAACACATTTCAACATATAATTGCACAGGTTATATCAAGAAAATCTACGGtaaagatttttatattttttaggaAGTTTAGGAACAAAACAATATAATTCATAACAACAGGAGGCATTTACGATGTGCAACGAAGACCCCGGCGTTCTCACCTGTCTGCCGACCTCGCTGTTGTGGAGGTGCATCAGTTTATTAGCGTGGGAGCCCGCCTTCTTCATCTTCATGGGCGCGTCGGAGAACTTGGAGCCCATGATCAGACCGTAGTGCAGGTTGTCCGCGCAGCCCCCCCAGCGGTAGCCCGGCTCGGGGATCTCCCCGGGGATGGGGCCGCAGGAGCACAGCCGCAGGTCGCCCGAGGTGCACGCCCGCGCGATGGTGTGGCTGATGGCCGCGGCCGACAGGGCGTAGACAAACGCCGACTCCCTCGTGCCTGGTGGTGACAACGGACAGAATGACTCAACGTGACGAGCACTACGGACGTCTTCGACTGCACGGCCGATGTTGTCGGCGGGTTTTCCCTTCAACGATTCACAACAGCTCGTTTAGCAGCGGAAGAGTTCAGAACCAAGCATTTACTAGCAAAACAGGTTGAATCCTATCGGTTCGCAACGTAACTGTTTGAAACTATTCATTTAGCAGCGAAACAGTTTTGAACAACCTTCTTAAGAAGCGaacaattttattttgtagaGATATAGTTTCGAAACACTCGTTTTGTTAGCTAAACTGTTTAGAACCACTCGGTTAGTGGCGAGTGGTTCTAGCGTCACAGTTTAGAACCGTTTATTAGCTAGACAGTGTAGAACCGAGGCAAAGTGGATTTCAAGCGATCGTCACGATGTGTTGAGTCCCTTCAGGGCCTTTAGAGCCCCCTGGAACCTCTTACGCCTGTCCATCTCTGTACTCTGCCATGTCATGACGCAGCCCCCGTGGAGACAAGAAATACTGTCGGGCCGTTCGGCCCATACACAAAGCAAAAG contains:
- the wnt11 gene encoding protein Wnt-11, with amino-acid sequence MRKASRTLPLGVLTVLLLSQVCSGIKWLALSHTPASLHINQTLHCKQLAGMVSSQAQLCRSNLELMQTIIQAAREVKKTCQKTFADMRWNCSSIDIPADSTKYSPDLERGTRESAFVYALSAAAISHTIARACTSGDLRLCSCGPIPGEIPEPGYRWGGCADNLHYGLIMGSKFSDAPMKMKKAGSHANKLMHLHNSEVGRQALRDAVVMKCKCHGVSGSCSIRTCWRGLQDLRDIAMDLKTKYLSATKVVHRPMGTRKQLVPKDIDIRPVRENELVYLQSSPDFCAKNDKMGSVGTQDRQCNKTSMGSDSCELMCCGRGYNPYTEKLVERCHCKYHWCCYVTCKKCERIVERYICK